The following proteins come from a genomic window of Paenibacillus sp. CAA11:
- a CDS encoding molecular chaperone HscC, translated as MTMIGIDLGTTNSLAAYWTEDGPIIIPNVLGEALTPSVVSVDDNGEILVGQVAKERLITHPQVTAATFKRYMGTEKVYRLGRYSFSPEELSSFIIRSLKSEVEAFLGEEVKEAVISVPAYFNDIQRKATKRAAELAGLKVERLISEPTAAAIAYGLHTQESDTTFLVFDLGGGTFDVSILEFFEGVMEVKSIAGDNYLGGEDFSQLLVSYFIETKGIDYQALDFKQRSALFKQAEVCKRAIGVGTKGEMTFTLGDVTHTLNLDRAEFEKIAGQLILRLRHPIERALRDASLSPSDLDAVILIGGATRMPVVRSVVSKIFGQMPYTQINPDEAVALGAAIQVALKERNEALKEVVLTDVCPYTLGIETTKVLGRDHYDSGHFSPIIERNSPIPISRVESYSTIHDQQEQIRVHIYQGESRKVEHNIKLGEMLIPVSPAPAGEQSIDVRFTYDINGILEVEVTTVSTGVKQKVVIEKNPGKFTPEEIEERLRKLKDIKIHPRERTENRLLLAKGERLYEEALGKQREEIAFLLEQFERVLASQNEQEVKKAAAVLRKQLEHLERWRDY; from the coding sequence AACTACGAACAGTCTGGCCGCCTATTGGACTGAAGATGGCCCCATCATCATCCCTAATGTCCTTGGAGAAGCATTAACTCCTTCTGTTGTCAGTGTAGATGATAATGGCGAAATTCTTGTAGGACAGGTAGCCAAAGAGCGGCTAATCACCCACCCACAGGTGACGGCGGCTACTTTCAAGCGCTATATGGGAACCGAGAAGGTGTACCGGCTCGGACGCTACTCCTTCTCTCCCGAAGAGCTCTCCTCCTTCATTATCCGCTCGCTGAAATCAGAGGTGGAAGCCTTCCTCGGCGAAGAGGTCAAAGAAGCTGTGATCAGTGTTCCGGCTTACTTCAACGACATTCAGCGCAAAGCGACCAAGCGCGCCGCAGAGCTCGCCGGGCTCAAGGTTGAACGACTGATCAGCGAGCCTACGGCCGCTGCCATCGCCTATGGTCTGCACACCCAGGAGAGCGATACGACATTCCTGGTATTCGACCTTGGCGGCGGTACCTTCGATGTATCCATCCTGGAATTCTTCGAAGGTGTCATGGAAGTTAAGTCCATCGCCGGAGACAACTACCTCGGCGGTGAAGACTTTAGCCAGCTGCTCGTATCCTACTTCATTGAGACGAAGGGAATCGATTATCAAGCGCTGGACTTCAAGCAGCGCTCTGCTCTGTTCAAACAGGCCGAAGTGTGCAAGCGTGCCATTGGTGTTGGAACCAAAGGCGAGATGACCTTCACACTTGGCGATGTGACGCATACGCTCAACCTGGACCGGGCGGAATTCGAGAAGATTGCCGGCCAGCTGATTCTGCGGCTGCGTCATCCGATCGAGCGGGCCCTGCGGGACGCCTCCCTCTCCCCAAGCGACCTCGATGCGGTCATTCTGATCGGAGGAGCCACCCGGATGCCTGTTGTCCGCTCTGTGGTCAGCAAAATTTTCGGACAAATGCCGTATACCCAGATTAATCCGGACGAAGCCGTAGCCTTAGGAGCTGCGATTCAAGTGGCGCTGAAGGAGCGCAATGAAGCCCTGAAAGAGGTAGTGCTTACCGATGTGTGCCCATACACACTGGGGATTGAGACCACGAAGGTGCTGGGGCGCGACCATTACGATTCCGGCCATTTCTCGCCGATTATCGAGCGCAATTCACCGATACCCATCAGCCGGGTGGAAAGCTATAGCACGATCCATGATCAGCAGGAGCAGATTCGTGTACATATCTACCAAGGGGAAAGCCGCAAGGTTGAGCACAATATTAAGCTCGGTGAGATGCTGATCCCGGTATCGCCTGCTCCGGCGGGAGAACAGTCTATTGATGTCCGGTTCACTTACGATATTAATGGCATTCTGGAGGTTGAAGTCACCACGGTCAGCACCGGCGTCAAACAGAAGGTGGTCATTGAGAAGAATCCGGGCAAGTTCACTCCCGAGGAGATTGAAGAACGGCTAAGAAAGCTCAAGGACATTAAGATTCATCCCCGTGAACGGACAGAGAACCGGCTGCTGCTGGCCAAAGGGGAGCGACTGTACGAAGAGGCGCTTGGCAAGCAGCGAGAGGAGATTGCTTTTCTACTTGAGCAATTCGAGCGCGTCTTAGCCTCACAGAATGAGCAGGAGGTCAAGAAGGCCGCCGCCGTGCTGCGGAAGCAGCTGGAGCACCTGGAGAGGTGGCGTGATTATTAA
- a CDS encoding tetratricopeptide repeat protein, with product MSIWATLGIEPTNDSREIKRAYARKLKLFHPESDPAGYQRLREAYDEALQLAKRQAAIPDWDDDDDNDYEEEWPDAIEEQELEEQELGENQAIPRSLFMNDKIPEDEESGDSTLRPFSRNLFIEEEPLEDEEVGDTIIPPLSRPLFWNDSRPDPESEPHPEEYKLNRRNPNDAEEFLSRFEALYHHFQERINKEAWLNLLNDNILWDLEQQERLSEQMLDYLDEHPHLPPSIWQLLDSTFHWSTQAKQHPEQFGELYPDVYSRLNGQRFETDQGYVALGLAGDIDHEEFLSYREEAWQALLRLNYEEAGEHLKACARIFSNEPDLIRLQIHYHRQVGEHELAIQLCGLSIELYPEVRDPYLVRASLLIQARRAPEAKGDIEYLLEWEPDQTDVLHWAGQYHMLQGSFDEARSIYQRLLDRDPRDTHAFVALSHLDADRLKQVKNAEERTRIRQHLNKRPLAERIRDFFISLLAAKWKGIIVLVLLHLFFFNAFTEQTGYSVAGYIREQFKEPEVQLIHDAGELAILDSEHNFVQLTLTDAQYIDLYQVIDEDGVTDYLPLAEAQKRGLFTGKPGYICIGRVADSYVVASLSYEQAKEVNKRGTITVTGNAHPLSASQLDTKLSEWMKERPIQSKWISAYPLASTYIDAQEDPNQQSLPKANGMVWIYAIAAVIYYILILRTARRFWRVMRYN from the coding sequence ATGAGCATATGGGCTACTCTCGGCATAGAACCTACTAATGATTCCCGCGAAATTAAGCGTGCTTATGCCCGGAAGCTGAAGCTGTTTCATCCCGAAAGTGACCCAGCAGGCTATCAGCGGCTGAGAGAAGCTTACGATGAAGCACTGCAGCTGGCGAAGCGGCAAGCAGCCATTCCTGATTGGGATGACGATGACGATAATGATTATGAAGAAGAGTGGCCTGATGCTATTGAAGAGCAGGAGCTTGAGGAACAGGAGCTTGGAGAGAATCAGGCCATCCCCCGCTCGCTGTTCATGAACGACAAAATACCGGAGGATGAAGAATCAGGAGACAGTACCTTGCGTCCATTCTCTCGCAATCTCTTCATTGAGGAGGAACCGCTGGAAGATGAAGAAGTAGGGGATACAATCATTCCCCCCCTCTCCCGCCCTCTCTTCTGGAATGATTCGAGGCCGGACCCTGAGTCAGAGCCGCATCCAGAAGAGTATAAGCTGAATCGCCGGAATCCCAATGATGCCGAAGAGTTCCTTTCACGCTTCGAAGCGCTGTATCACCATTTTCAGGAACGAATTAACAAAGAGGCTTGGCTGAATCTGCTCAACGATAATATTCTATGGGATCTGGAGCAGCAAGAACGCTTGTCGGAGCAGATGCTGGATTATCTAGACGAGCACCCTCATCTTCCCCCATCCATCTGGCAGCTGCTTGACAGCACCTTCCATTGGAGTACGCAGGCCAAGCAGCACCCTGAACAGTTCGGGGAACTGTATCCGGATGTCTATTCCCGGTTGAACGGGCAGCGGTTCGAAACCGATCAAGGCTATGTAGCACTAGGACTCGCAGGAGACATCGACCATGAGGAGTTTCTGTCTTACCGGGAGGAAGCCTGGCAGGCTTTGCTTCGCCTGAATTACGAAGAGGCTGGAGAGCACCTCAAGGCATGCGCCCGAATCTTCTCTAATGAGCCAGACCTGATTCGGCTGCAGATTCATTACCATCGGCAGGTTGGTGAGCATGAGCTGGCTATTCAGCTGTGCGGACTCAGTATTGAGCTCTATCCTGAGGTTAGGGACCCTTATCTTGTGCGAGCCTCCCTGCTTATTCAGGCAAGGCGTGCGCCTGAAGCTAAGGGGGACATTGAATACCTGCTGGAGTGGGAACCGGATCAGACAGATGTTCTGCACTGGGCTGGACAGTACCATATGCTTCAGGGCAGCTTCGATGAAGCACGTTCCATTTACCAGCGGCTTTTGGATCGTGACCCACGAGACACGCACGCTTTTGTAGCGTTATCCCATCTGGACGCTGACCGGCTTAAACAGGTTAAGAATGCAGAGGAACGGACGCGAATCCGGCAGCATCTGAACAAGCGCCCCTTGGCTGAGCGGATAAGAGACTTCTTCATCAGTCTGCTTGCCGCCAAATGGAAGGGGATCATTGTATTGGTTCTGCTGCACCTCTTCTTCTTCAACGCATTCACTGAACAAACTGGCTATAGCGTAGCAGGCTATATTCGGGAGCAGTTTAAAGAACCTGAAGTCCAACTCATTCATGATGCAGGTGAACTGGCAATCCTCGATTCCGAGCATAACTTCGTTCAACTAACACTGACAGATGCGCAATACATCGACCTTTATCAGGTAATTGACGAGGATGGAGTCACTGATTACTTGCCTCTGGCAGAAGCCCAGAAACGCGGATTATTCACCGGTAAGCCCGGATATATATGCATAGGCAGGGTCGCCGACTCATATGTCGTTGCCAGCTTAAGCTATGAGCAGGCCAAGGAGGTTAATAAACGGGGGACGATAACAGTGACTGGAAATGCCCATCCACTCAGTGCCAGTCAATTGGACACCAAACTGTCGGAATGGATGAAGGAGAGACCCATTCAATCCAAGTGGATTTCAGCTTATCCGCTGGCAAGCACCTATATTGATGCACAGGAAGATCCTAACCAACAATCCCTGCCAAAGGCGAACGGAATGGTCTGGATTTATGCTATTGCCGCCGTCATCTACTATATTCTGATCCTCCGGACCGCCCGAAGATTCTGGAGAGTCATGCGGTACAATTGA
- a CDS encoding DUF1266 domain-containing protein: MIIPQRTLQYWEHALISIGTTGNHAYFFQQNPDLAFRNEKEIKEEMMPAWDITDSESLKHHIQWLLTEGHRKEFELTAARLACLPQEARNDYVRNFSESEQELARLYVVHKYFRRLPPTTIAAHDFLYATYYSSAGCRIRYLTESEKWGFISLAVSAIKKHYRGWDELISAFHVGVMYVAGQQIVEPHLKVQGKLLTSRKSPLYKINFWS; the protein is encoded by the coding sequence GTGATTATACCCCAGCGTACTTTGCAGTATTGGGAGCATGCGCTGATTTCCATTGGCACGACCGGGAATCATGCTTACTTCTTTCAGCAAAATCCCGATCTGGCGTTTAGGAACGAGAAAGAGATTAAAGAGGAAATGATGCCTGCTTGGGATATCACCGACTCCGAATCTCTCAAGCATCATATCCAGTGGCTGCTCACGGAAGGACACCGTAAGGAATTCGAGTTAACCGCTGCACGGCTGGCTTGCCTTCCACAGGAAGCGCGGAACGATTATGTCCGAAATTTTTCCGAAAGTGAACAGGAGCTGGCCAGACTCTATGTAGTCCACAAATATTTCAGACGGCTTCCTCCGACGACCATTGCTGCCCACGATTTTCTATACGCCACCTACTACAGCTCGGCAGGCTGCAGAATCCGGTATTTAACGGAGTCTGAGAAATGGGGCTTCATCTCGCTGGCCGTGAGTGCAATCAAGAAACATTACAGAGGTTGGGATGAACTGATCAGCGCCTTCCATGTTGGTGTTATGTATGTTGCCGGACAACAGATCGTTGAGCCGCATCTAAAGGTGCAGGGAAAGCTGCTGACCTCCCGAAAAAGCCCTTTATACAAGATAAATTTCTGGTCTTAA
- a CDS encoding DUF3243 domain-containing protein, translating into MAEHNHVVNKEGEVALNRVDDALNRIDDGKKDSILESFDAFKSYLGNKIEMAKNIGLNEEVMAKAAEKVAGYLAAKEEPRNSEEKLLQELWKVGDKEQQHALAHMLVRLAQASK; encoded by the coding sequence ATGGCAGAGCATAATCATGTTGTGAATAAGGAGGGCGAAGTAGCGCTGAACAGAGTCGATGACGCACTGAATCGGATAGACGATGGCAAAAAGGACAGCATTCTGGAGAGCTTTGATGCATTTAAGAGTTATTTAGGCAACAAGATTGAGATGGCGAAAAATATTGGCTTGAACGAGGAAGTCATGGCCAAAGCTGCGGAGAAGGTGGCCGGTTATCTCGCCGCCAAGGAAGAGCCGCGGAACTCGGAAGAGAAGCTTCTGCAGGAGCTTTGGAAGGTTGGCGACAAAGAGCAGCAGCATGCGCTGGCGCATATGCTGGTTCGCCTGGCCCAAGCTTCTAAATAA
- a CDS encoding M15 family metallopeptidase — protein MIRSKKPKGSRSYVAVLVVLLLAAALLAACGKGNGNTSTNGNSSDGQTQEGITDPVTAPAEGDASGDAKSPAADTGKDGEDATSNSENRVSEPVTETGDHQDSAAEPDQAAAANPKSMAVLVNKEFALPEDYTPQDLVYPDVPFTFKDKIEKRMMRKEAATALEEMFAGAKKDGIYLAGVSAYRSHKTQTTLFNRYVKKDGEEKAKTYSAVPGHSEHETGLAIDVSASDGRCAAEDCFGETKEAKWLADHVSEYGFIIRYPEGKDAITGYKYEPWHLRYVGKEIAADIAKRGITLEEYYNAVPVAK, from the coding sequence ATGATTAGAAGTAAGAAGCCTAAGGGAAGCCGTTCCTATGTGGCCGTTCTAGTTGTGCTGCTGCTGGCTGCAGCTCTGCTTGCGGCCTGTGGCAAGGGCAACGGCAATACCAGCACGAATGGGAATAGTAGTGATGGTCAGACTCAGGAAGGGATTACGGACCCTGTGACGGCTCCGGCCGAAGGCGACGCGTCAGGAGATGCGAAATCGCCTGCAGCGGATACGGGCAAGGACGGAGAGGATGCAACTTCGAATAGCGAAAATCGTGTATCCGAGCCTGTCACCGAGACAGGAGATCACCAGGACTCGGCGGCAGAGCCGGACCAGGCGGCTGCAGCAAATCCAAAGAGCATGGCGGTACTTGTAAACAAGGAGTTTGCGCTGCCCGAGGATTATACGCCGCAGGATTTGGTTTATCCTGACGTACCGTTCACCTTCAAGGACAAGATTGAGAAGCGGATGATGCGTAAGGAAGCAGCGACGGCGCTGGAGGAGATGTTTGCTGGAGCTAAGAAAGACGGCATTTATCTGGCAGGGGTTTCCGCTTATCGGTCACATAAGACGCAGACGACGCTGTTTAACCGATACGTGAAGAAGGATGGCGAGGAGAAGGCCAAGACTTATAGCGCAGTTCCCGGGCACAGTGAGCACGAAACGGGACTAGCTATCGACGTATCGGCAAGTGACGGCAGATGTGCCGCAGAGGACTGCTTCGGAGAGACGAAGGAGGCAAAATGGCTTGCTGATCATGTCAGCGAGTATGGATTTATCATTCGCTATCCGGAGGGGAAGGACGCCATTACCGGCTATAAGTATGAGCCTTGGCACCTTCGCTATGTTGGCAAGGAGATTGCCGCCGACATTGCCAAACGGGGTATCACCCTTGAAGAATACTATAATGCTGTACCGGTCGCCAAATGA
- a CDS encoding DEAD/DEAH box helicase: MTTFQQFGILPALNDILRSQGIVKPTPVQEAALPELLAGGDVIAQAQTGTGKTLAFLLPIFERINPAKPQPQALIITPTRELAIQVTAEARKLAAGRPGVNLLAAYGGQDVERQLRKLEGGSHLVIGTPGRLLDHLRRGSLQLGGVTMLVLDEADQMLHMGFLNEVEQLINATPKRRQTMLFSATMPDGIRRLARNYMKTPKDIRISSGSDIPLDNIRQLVIECTDRSKQDALQMMIERDRPYLAVIFCRTKRRAKTLNEALQEAGYASDELHGDLSQSKREQVMRAFRDAKLQLLVATDVAARGIDVEGVTHVYNYDIPHDAESYVHRIGRTGRAGGKGLAVTFVAPRDLPELRDIERGISQRIERQRYEASGLVKREGQPEGSGRKQGQGEGRAKQPNTAAGGRSGGRRGEGRNAGGRRGEGRQDGSKQQGGRGNRGKGSEGQGGRGRRGESRGSSGGSGGSGRSGSRGGGGRRGR; encoded by the coding sequence TTGACGACATTTCAGCAATTCGGCATATTGCCAGCTTTGAATGATATTCTTAGAAGTCAGGGGATTGTTAAACCTACGCCTGTGCAGGAAGCGGCGCTTCCTGAGCTGCTAGCGGGCGGAGACGTCATTGCCCAGGCCCAGACGGGGACTGGCAAGACACTTGCCTTCCTTTTACCGATATTCGAACGAATTAATCCAGCTAAGCCGCAGCCGCAGGCACTGATTATTACACCGACGCGTGAGCTTGCGATTCAGGTGACGGCCGAGGCGCGCAAGCTGGCTGCCGGGCGGCCTGGGGTAAATCTGCTGGCCGCTTACGGCGGTCAGGACGTGGAACGCCAGCTGCGCAAGCTTGAAGGCGGGAGCCATCTCGTGATCGGCACGCCGGGGCGCCTGCTCGATCATCTGCGCCGCGGCTCGCTCCAGCTGGGCGGCGTAACGATGCTTGTGCTTGACGAGGCCGATCAGATGCTGCATATGGGCTTTCTCAATGAAGTCGAGCAGCTGATCAATGCTACGCCAAAGCGCAGGCAGACGATGCTGTTCTCTGCCACCATGCCGGACGGCATCCGGCGTCTGGCCCGGAACTACATGAAGACGCCTAAGGACATTCGAATTTCTTCAGGCTCGGATATTCCGCTGGACAACATCCGCCAGCTTGTCATTGAGTGCACCGACCGCTCCAAGCAGGATGCACTCCAGATGATGATTGAACGCGATCGTCCTTATCTGGCCGTCATCTTCTGCCGCACCAAGCGCCGGGCGAAGACGCTGAATGAGGCTCTGCAGGAGGCAGGGTATGCCTCAGACGAGCTGCACGGCGATCTGTCGCAGTCCAAGCGTGAGCAGGTGATGCGCGCTTTCCGCGACGCCAAGCTTCAGCTGCTGGTAGCCACGGATGTAGCGGCGCGGGGGATCGACGTAGAGGGCGTGACACATGTCTACAACTACGATATTCCTCATGATGCGGAGAGCTATGTGCATCGGATCGGCCGGACGGGCCGGGCTGGGGGCAAAGGGCTCGCTGTAACCTTTGTGGCGCCGAGAGACCTGCCGGAGCTGCGGGACATTGAGCGCGGTATTTCTCAGCGTATTGAAAGACAGCGCTATGAAGCCTCCGGCTTGGTGAAGCGTGAAGGCCAGCCGGAAGGAAGCGGGCGTAAGCAGGGTCAGGGTGAAGGGCGTGCCAAGCAGCCGAACACTGCCGCAGGCGGGCGCAGCGGAGGCCGCCGCGGCGAGGGCCGCAATGCAGGAGGCCGCCGGGGAGAAGGCCGTCAAGACGGCTCCAAGCAGCAAGGCGGCCGCGGTAATCGAGGCAAAGGCAGCGAGGGTCAAGGCGGCCGGGGCCGTCGCGGTGAGAGCCGAGGGAGCAGCGGAGGCAGTGGAGGCAGCGGCAGAAGCGGGTCTCGAGGAGGCGGAGGCCGCCGGGGGCGTTAA